The Hyphomonadaceae bacterium ML37 genome includes a region encoding these proteins:
- a CDS encoding CPBP family intramembrane metalloprotease, translating into MIRAALYAPWPERARSLPGLASLGVLVAAYALSSLPVIIGTVILTLQTGAPSVVDLLPFLLGQFVLWGVLTALWVGLVERRGAASIGFTARGFAGRFLLGLSLGVLMVALTGLAGVALMMIAGSADDPEMAAMAARAIPPAFIGVLALVGLGFLIQGAVEEMVFRGWLMSALTARWGVRTGVIVTSIAFMLLHAHVLVSGLVFGIAALVTLGLTGLVFAMLCLWRGSIIEACAAHGAFNALAVIGPALALYLSNPHLDASGVLARVLTSVTGTGGEGTGLPPQVFGQMAAMAVLALVLGVLAARRRQRAN; encoded by the coding sequence TTGATCCGCGCCGCGCTGTACGCGCCCTGGCCTGAGCGCGCCCGCAGTCTGCCGGGTTTGGCGTCCCTTGGGGTTCTGGTGGCGGCCTACGCCCTGTCCAGCCTGCCGGTGATCATCGGAACGGTCATCCTCACCCTGCAGACGGGTGCGCCGTCCGTGGTTGATCTGCTGCCGTTTCTGCTCGGACAGTTTGTGCTGTGGGGCGTGCTGACAGCCCTCTGGGTCGGCCTTGTTGAGCGGCGTGGCGCCGCGAGCATTGGCTTCACCGCGCGCGGCTTCGCCGGGCGCTTCTTGCTTGGTCTCAGTCTGGGCGTCCTGATGGTTGCGCTGACTGGCCTAGCAGGCGTCGCCTTGATGATGATAGCCGGATCGGCGGATGATCCCGAGATGGCGGCCATGGCGGCGCGCGCCATCCCGCCCGCCTTCATCGGCGTCCTGGCGCTGGTAGGACTGGGCTTCCTGATTCAGGGCGCGGTCGAAGAAATGGTGTTCCGCGGCTGGCTGATGAGTGCGTTGACCGCGCGCTGGGGCGTACGCACGGGCGTCATCGTGACCAGCATCGCCTTCATGCTGCTGCACGCCCATGTGCTGGTGTCCGGGCTGGTGTTCGGCATCGCGGCGCTGGTGACGCTGGGCCTAACCGGGCTGGTGTTCGCCATGCTCTGTCTGTGGCGGGGTTCGATTATCGAGGCCTGCGCCGCCCACGGCGCGTTCAACGCGCTGGCGGTCATCGGCCCGGCGCTCGCGCTCTACCTGTCCAACCCGCATCTGGACGCCAGCGGCGTTTTGGCCCGCGTCCTGACATCGGTCACCGGCACGGGCGGCGAGGGGACAGGGTTGCCGCCTCAGGTCTTCGGCCAGATGGCCGCGATGGCCGTTCTGGCGCTCGTTCTGGGCGTGTTGGCGGCGCGACGCCGCCAGAGAGCTAACTGA